One Amycolatopsis thermophila DNA segment encodes these proteins:
- a CDS encoding serpin family protein — MTTPEREHLNFSLAIHRVVAAAGGDSVVSPYSIASALGLAAQAARGAAADELLQLLTGGDPDIAKQADLLRAAAVLDNTTRQEDPVLAVANKLWAWDQLPMREDFLADLAGWPGASTRTAPFVTDPDGARRAINADIAETTRGLITELLPPGSVDASTVASLVNALYLKVAWQHPFRDANTRDEQFHSPGGPRRVAMMRQSERLGHAHRDGWQVVELPGAGGVTATVLLPDGDLRDQEPDLDAARLDALLAAPKRVQVDLRLPKVDLDIPADLTGALQRLGVRTLFRAGEADLGRLTPDRRAYVSAVQHQSVLKLDEQGLEGAAATAVMIRTLSMVSPADPVEVRVDRPFLLLVRHARTGVVYFFARVVEP, encoded by the coding sequence GTGACCACGCCGGAACGTGAGCATCTGAACTTCAGCCTCGCGATACACCGGGTCGTCGCCGCTGCCGGGGGCGACTCGGTGGTGTCGCCGTACTCCATCGCGAGCGCGCTGGGCCTCGCCGCGCAGGCCGCCCGCGGCGCGGCCGCCGACGAGCTCCTCCAGCTGCTCACCGGCGGCGATCCGGACATCGCCAAGCAGGCCGACCTCCTCCGCGCCGCCGCCGTGCTGGACAACACCACCCGCCAGGAGGACCCGGTCCTGGCCGTGGCGAACAAGCTGTGGGCCTGGGACCAGCTGCCGATGCGCGAGGACTTCCTCGCCGACCTCGCGGGGTGGCCGGGCGCGAGCACCCGCACCGCGCCGTTCGTCACGGACCCCGACGGCGCCCGCCGCGCGATCAACGCCGACATCGCCGAGACCACCCGCGGCCTGATCACCGAACTCCTGCCGCCGGGCTCGGTGGACGCAAGCACCGTCGCGAGCCTGGTCAACGCCCTCTACCTCAAGGTCGCCTGGCAGCACCCGTTCCGCGACGCCAACACCCGCGACGAGCAGTTCCACAGCCCGGGCGGCCCGCGCCGCGTCGCGATGATGCGCCAGTCCGAGCGCCTCGGCCACGCCCACCGCGACGGCTGGCAGGTGGTCGAGCTGCCCGGCGCCGGTGGCGTCACCGCCACGGTTCTGCTGCCCGACGGCGACCTGCGCGACCAGGAACCGGACCTCGACGCCGCACGGCTGGACGCCCTGCTCGCCGCGCCCAAACGCGTCCAGGTCGACCTGCGCCTGCCCAAGGTCGACCTCGACATCCCCGCCGACCTCACCGGAGCCCTCCAGCGGCTCGGCGTGCGGACCCTCTTCCGCGCCGGCGAGGCCGACCTCGGCCGCCTCACCCCGGACCGGCGCGCCTACGTCTCGGCCGTCCAGCACCAGTCCGTGCTCAAACTCGACGAGCAGGGCCTCGAGGGAGCCGCCGCCACCGCGGTCATGATCCGCACCCTGTCCATGGTCAGCCCGGCCGATCCGGTCGAGGTGCGCGTCGACCGGCCGTTCCTCCTCCTCGTGCGGCACGCCCGAACGGGTGTGGTCTACTTTTTCGCCCGCGTTGTCGAGCCATGA
- a CDS encoding helix-turn-helix domain-containing protein: MDDRLATRLAELRAERGWSLDELAERSGVSRSTLSRVERGEISPTTSLLGRLCTAYERPMSRLLTEVEADGPQLIPAGGQSVWTDDDSGFVRRSVSPPHPALRAEVVEGALRPGADIGYDAPSVPGLEQHLWMLEGTLELTVDGRTHTVSTGDCLRFRLWGPTRFRCPGPGAARYALVLVMP, from the coding sequence ATGGACGATCGCCTGGCCACGCGGCTGGCGGAACTGCGCGCCGAACGCGGCTGGTCCCTGGACGAGCTCGCCGAGCGCTCGGGCGTGAGCCGGTCGACGCTGTCACGCGTGGAACGGGGCGAGATCAGCCCGACGACGTCCCTGCTGGGCCGGCTGTGCACCGCCTACGAGCGGCCGATGTCGCGCCTGCTGACCGAGGTGGAGGCCGACGGGCCGCAGCTGATCCCGGCCGGCGGGCAGAGCGTGTGGACCGACGACGACAGCGGTTTCGTGCGCCGTTCGGTGTCGCCACCGCACCCGGCGCTCCGGGCGGAGGTCGTCGAGGGCGCACTGCGGCCCGGCGCCGACATCGGCTACGACGCGCCGTCCGTGCCCGGCCTGGAACAGCACCTGTGGATGCTCGAAGGCACCCTCGAGCTGACCGTGGACGGTCGGACCCACACGGTGAGCACCGGCGATTGCCTGCGGTTCCGGCTCTGGGGGCCGACCCGGTTCCGCTGCCCCGGCCCGGGCGCGGCCCGGTACGCACTGGTCCTGGTGATGCCGTGA
- a CDS encoding DUF1963 domain-containing protein yields the protein MPLAASPRLTGPDWSHPRFRTEREWRAVHEEARRRVMPAQIGSGDETGMTWGDVGRLHRLIRPEDLRRWTVRGVVVHVAVHMTPTPRPVASGR from the coding sequence GTGCCGCTGGCTGCCTCGCCACGGTTGACCGGGCCGGACTGGTCGCACCCGAGGTTCCGGACGGAGCGGGAGTGGCGAGCGGTCCACGAGGAAGCGCGACGCCGGGTGATGCCCGCCCAGATCGGCTCCGGCGACGAGACCGGGATGACGTGGGGCGACGTGGGACGGCTGCACCGGCTCATCCGGCCCGAGGACCTTCGCCGCTGGACGGTTCGAGGCGTCGTCGTTCACGTGGCAGTGCACATGACACCCACCCCTCGTCCGGTAGCGTCGGGGAGGTGA
- a CDS encoding response regulator transcription factor, with product MIRVLLADDQAMVRGALATVLGLEPDIEVVGQVGSGDEVLAAAKESAPDVALLDVQMPGKDGLTAAAELHAALPSCRIIVCTTFGRPGYLARAMAAGAAGFVVKDSPPEQLVDAVRRVHSGLRVVDPALAAESLATGASPLTPREHEVLRAASDGGTVSDVARRLHLSEGTVRNHLSAAIGKTGARTRAEAIRLAEERGWL from the coding sequence GTGATCCGCGTGCTGCTGGCCGACGACCAGGCGATGGTGCGCGGCGCGCTGGCGACCGTGCTGGGGCTGGAACCGGACATCGAGGTGGTCGGCCAGGTCGGGTCGGGCGACGAGGTGCTCGCCGCGGCGAAGGAGAGCGCGCCGGACGTGGCGCTGCTCGACGTGCAGATGCCGGGCAAGGACGGGCTAACCGCGGCCGCCGAGCTGCACGCGGCCCTGCCGTCGTGCCGGATCATCGTGTGCACCACGTTCGGCCGTCCCGGATACCTGGCGCGCGCCATGGCCGCGGGCGCGGCGGGGTTCGTGGTGAAGGACTCGCCACCGGAACAGCTCGTCGACGCCGTCCGGCGCGTCCACAGTGGACTGCGGGTGGTGGACCCGGCGCTGGCCGCCGAGTCGCTGGCCACCGGGGCGAGCCCGTTGACGCCGCGCGAGCACGAGGTGCTGCGGGCGGCCAGCGACGGCGGCACGGTGTCCGACGTGGCCCGGCGCCTGCACCTGTCCGAGGGCACCGTGCGCAACCACCTGTCGGCCGCGATCGGCAAGACGGGTGCCCGCACCCGCGCCGAGGCGATCCGGCTGGCGGAGGAGCGCGGCTGGCTGTGA
- a CDS encoding YdcF family protein yields MGDRVSWVRRAVLGTVLVLVMLVGGTALRVWQVAREDDRDHADAIVVLGAAQYNGKPSPIFQARLKHAMQLYQAGVADRIVTAGGNRAGDAYTEASAGVSWLVEQGVPRQDTLAVGEGSDTLGSLRAVAATFSARGWHTAVLVSDPWHSLRARTMADDSGMDTWTSPTHSGPIVQTRQTQFRYIYRETGALLFYRLTKTPADNIGGTGLG; encoded by the coding sequence ATGGGTGATCGGGTGAGCTGGGTGCGCCGGGCCGTGCTGGGGACGGTCCTGGTGCTCGTGATGCTGGTCGGCGGGACGGCGTTGCGGGTGTGGCAGGTCGCGCGCGAGGACGACCGCGACCACGCCGACGCGATCGTCGTGCTCGGGGCGGCCCAGTACAACGGGAAGCCGTCGCCGATCTTCCAGGCGCGGCTCAAGCACGCGATGCAGCTCTACCAGGCCGGGGTGGCGGACCGGATCGTCACCGCGGGCGGCAACCGGGCCGGCGACGCCTACACCGAGGCGTCGGCGGGCGTGAGCTGGCTGGTCGAGCAGGGCGTGCCGCGGCAGGACACCTTGGCCGTCGGCGAGGGCAGCGACACCCTCGGCAGCCTGCGGGCGGTGGCGGCGACGTTCTCCGCGCGCGGCTGGCACACGGCGGTGCTCGTGAGCGACCCCTGGCACTCCCTGCGGGCCCGCACGATGGCCGACGACTCGGGAATGGACACCTGGACCTCGCCGACGCACAGCGGGCCGATCGTGCAGACCCGCCAGACGCAGTTCCGCTACATCTACCGCGAGACGGGCGCCCTGCTGTTCTACCGGCTGACCAAGACGCCGGCCGACAACATCGGCGGCACGGGGCTCGGCTGA
- a CDS encoding ABC transporter permease: MSLKFLALEIRRVLRSPRFLIFTVAFPVLLFMLYVGIFGKGDKNVIATLMVSMTSFGAMASALFVGSRVAIERKAGWQRQLRLTPLSGAGYLTAKAATGLTLAIAPVVLVPLAGALVEGVSLGAGSWLRVTLGVWLAAIPFALIGLLIGQIGTADSVQPITQLVMLPMALLGGIFIPIDAMPHWLLQISHVLPSYWMGQIGRGAVTTDLSTGLGQAVLWVAVWTVALGIAVVRRYRKDSARV; encoded by the coding sequence ATGAGCCTGAAGTTCCTGGCACTCGAGATCCGCCGGGTCCTGCGTTCGCCCCGGTTCCTGATCTTCACGGTGGCCTTCCCGGTGCTGCTGTTCATGCTGTACGTGGGGATCTTCGGCAAGGGTGACAAGAACGTGATCGCCACGCTCATGGTCAGCATGACCTCGTTCGGCGCGATGGCCTCCGCCCTGTTCGTCGGCAGCCGCGTGGCGATCGAGCGCAAGGCGGGCTGGCAGCGGCAGCTGCGGCTGACCCCGCTGTCGGGTGCCGGGTACCTCACCGCGAAGGCCGCGACCGGCCTGACGCTCGCGATCGCACCGGTGGTCCTCGTGCCGCTGGCCGGCGCGCTCGTCGAAGGCGTGTCGCTGGGGGCGGGCAGCTGGCTGCGGGTCACCCTGGGGGTGTGGCTCGCCGCGATCCCGTTCGCGCTGATCGGCCTGCTCATCGGCCAGATCGGCACGGCCGACTCGGTCCAGCCGATCACGCAGCTGGTGATGCTGCCGATGGCGCTGCTGGGCGGGATCTTCATCCCGATCGACGCGATGCCGCACTGGCTGCTGCAGATCTCGCACGTGCTGCCCAGCTACTGGATGGGGCAGATCGGGCGCGGCGCGGTGACCACCGACCTGAGCACCGGCCTCGGGCAGGCCGTCCTGTGGGTCGCGGTGTGGACCGTCGCGCTCGGGATCGCGGTGGTCCGGCGCTACCGTAAGGACTCCGCACGGGTGTGA
- a CDS encoding deoxyguanosinetriphosphate triphosphohydrolase, whose translation MYSEHDRQRRLGEAPKRAALTGSRPDGRSAFARDRARVLHSAALRRLAGKTQVVGPGEGTEVSGVPRTRLTHSLEVAQIGRGIAEELGADPDLAETAGLAHDIGHPPFGHNGEQALDEVSQACGGFEANAQTLRILTRLEPKVEGAGLNLTRACLDAATKYPWPRRAGTAKFGVYDDDREVFEWMRAGAPDGRTCLEAQIMDWADDVAYSVHDVEDGVLAGRLSLSVLADPAERAAVAELAAKHFSRLSVSALEGAARDLLDLPVVAELARPGFDSTPQAQIALKRMTSELVGRFASAAVTGTRAEYGDGPLTRYGASLVMPDRVAAEVALLKALALRYVMSDPRRLAMQEGQRQMLAELVTTLAERAPDPLEAAFHPAWQAASDDAARLRVVIDQVASLTDAQARSWHRWLTGRQ comes from the coding sequence GTGTACAGCGAGCACGATCGACAGCGGCGGCTCGGCGAGGCGCCCAAGCGGGCGGCACTCACCGGGTCGCGCCCGGACGGGCGGAGTGCGTTCGCACGGGACCGGGCTCGCGTGCTGCACTCCGCGGCCTTGCGGCGCCTGGCGGGCAAGACCCAGGTCGTCGGCCCGGGGGAGGGCACCGAGGTCAGCGGTGTGCCCCGCACGCGGCTGACGCATTCGCTGGAGGTCGCGCAGATCGGGCGCGGCATCGCCGAGGAGCTGGGCGCCGACCCGGACCTGGCCGAGACCGCGGGGCTGGCGCACGACATCGGGCACCCGCCGTTCGGGCACAACGGCGAGCAGGCGCTCGACGAGGTGAGCCAGGCGTGCGGCGGGTTCGAGGCCAACGCCCAGACGCTGCGCATCCTCACCCGGCTCGAGCCGAAGGTCGAGGGCGCGGGGCTGAACCTGACCCGCGCGTGCCTGGACGCGGCCACGAAGTACCCGTGGCCGCGGCGGGCGGGCACCGCGAAGTTCGGCGTGTACGACGACGACCGCGAGGTGTTCGAGTGGATGCGGGCGGGGGCCCCGGACGGCCGCACCTGCCTGGAGGCCCAGATCATGGACTGGGCCGACGACGTGGCGTACTCGGTGCACGACGTCGAGGACGGCGTGCTCGCCGGGCGGCTGTCGCTGTCGGTGCTGGCCGATCCGGCCGAGCGGGCCGCGGTGGCCGAACTGGCGGCGAAGCACTTCTCGCGCCTGTCGGTGTCCGCGCTGGAGGGCGCGGCGCGGGACCTCCTCGACCTGCCCGTGGTCGCCGAGCTGGCGCGCCCCGGCTTCGATTCGACGCCGCAGGCGCAGATCGCGCTGAAACGGATGACGAGCGAACTCGTGGGCCGGTTCGCGTCGGCGGCGGTCACCGGCACCCGCGCCGAGTACGGTGACGGTCCGCTCACCCGCTACGGCGCGTCGCTGGTGATGCCGGACCGCGTGGCGGCCGAGGTCGCGCTGCTCAAGGCACTGGCCCTGCGTTACGTGATGAGCGACCCCCGGCGGCTGGCGATGCAGGAGGGACAGCGCCAGATGCTCGCCGAGCTGGTCACCACCCTCGCCGAGCGCGCCCCGGACCCGCTGGAGGCCGCCTTCCACCCCGCGTGGCAGGCCGCCTCCGACGACGCCGCGCGGCTGCGCGTGGTCATCGACCAGGTCGCCTCGCTCACCGACGCCCAGGCACGCTCCTGGCACCGCTGGCTCACCGGACGCCAGTGA
- a CDS encoding GNAT family N-acetyltransferase, whose amino-acid sequence MITRLSADDYPAAVPALGEVLADCTNGGASVGFLAPLDPVEAATWWKGLTGDVIAERVLVWAAWDGARLVGTVQIRPASLPNAPHRAELAKLLVHRDARGRGLGRALLAEAERGARTAGATLLVLDTETGSPAERLYRSAGWTEAGTVPDYAANPAGALRPTTFFYKKALVTAG is encoded by the coding sequence GTGATCACGCGACTGTCCGCGGACGACTACCCCGCCGCCGTGCCCGCCCTGGGCGAGGTGCTGGCCGACTGCACGAACGGCGGCGCGTCCGTCGGGTTCCTCGCCCCGCTCGACCCGGTCGAGGCCGCGACCTGGTGGAAAGGCCTCACCGGCGACGTCATCGCGGAGCGCGTCCTGGTCTGGGCCGCCTGGGACGGTGCGCGTCTCGTCGGCACCGTCCAGATCCGGCCGGCCTCCCTGCCCAACGCGCCGCACCGCGCCGAACTCGCCAAGCTGCTCGTGCACCGCGACGCGCGCGGCCGCGGACTGGGCCGGGCGCTGTTGGCGGAGGCCGAACGCGGTGCGCGCACGGCCGGGGCGACGCTGCTGGTCCTGGACACCGAGACGGGCAGCCCCGCCGAACGCCTCTACCGGTCGGCCGGCTGGACCGAGGCCGGCACGGTCCCGGACTACGCCGCCAACCCGGCCGGCGCCCTGCGTCCGACCACGTTCTTCTACAAGAAAGCCCTGGTCACCGCCGGGTGA
- a CDS encoding glycosyl transferase — MTALLEAPETVPEVGEKRRRFGRADALVIGLYVVAAFIIYAGLWVNLGRGGYMYNSGQDQNMWEWFFAVTAHAVFHWENPLGTTLQNYPDGVNLMANTAMFGLGIPLSPITQLFGPTVTWAIALTGGLSGTAIAWYWVFSRHLVTSRTAAAIGGAFCGFAPAMISHGNAHPNFVVLFLIPFIVLRLIRLAQGRRPVRDGIVLGLMLAYQVFLGEEPLLIMMMAFVLFAAGYAASRPREALRMVKPMAGGLVIAAVVAVAIAIYPLWWQFLGPQSYRTLEHGPVGNDTAAFTRFATESIAGAPEAAADVSMNRTEENAFFGWPLIVLMVVLTIWLWRNAVARAIAISMFLMAWLSLGVQLIVNHHETGIPGPWKLLAELPLFDSLLESRLAIGCIPAVAALLAIATDRVFAAAPSFRDRNLPVRFLWLGALVAVLLPVAPTPLKTYIRPATPAFFTDGAWRQFIGSGSMVVVPLPNTGDARALNWQVEADLGFPLADGYFVGPSGPDDKRGRYGPVERPTANLLAEVRENGEVPQITAAERTQAVEDLKFWKADAVVLAPVTNGNALHQTVDQLLGGSAQYVGGVWVWDVRALAGSR; from the coding sequence GTGACCGCTTTGCTGGAGGCGCCCGAGACCGTGCCCGAGGTCGGAGAGAAACGGCGCCGCTTCGGCCGTGCCGACGCCCTGGTGATCGGTCTCTACGTCGTCGCGGCGTTCATCATCTACGCCGGCCTGTGGGTCAACCTGGGCCGCGGCGGCTACATGTACAACAGCGGCCAGGACCAGAACATGTGGGAGTGGTTCTTCGCCGTCACCGCCCACGCGGTGTTCCACTGGGAGAACCCGCTCGGCACCACGCTGCAGAACTACCCCGACGGTGTGAACCTCATGGCCAACACGGCCATGTTCGGTCTCGGCATCCCGCTCTCGCCGATCACCCAGCTGTTCGGCCCGACCGTGACGTGGGCGATCGCGCTCACCGGCGGCCTGTCCGGCACGGCGATCGCCTGGTACTGGGTGTTCTCGCGCCACCTGGTCACCTCGCGCACCGCGGCCGCGATCGGCGGCGCGTTCTGCGGTTTCGCGCCGGCGATGATCTCGCACGGCAACGCGCACCCCAACTTCGTGGTGCTGTTCCTCATCCCGTTCATCGTGCTGCGGCTGATCCGGCTCGCGCAGGGCCGGCGCCCGGTGCGCGACGGCATCGTCCTCGGGCTGATGCTCGCCTACCAGGTGTTCCTGGGCGAGGAACCCCTGCTGATCATGATGATGGCGTTCGTGCTGTTCGCCGCCGGCTACGCCGCGTCGCGCCCGCGCGAGGCGCTGCGCATGGTCAAGCCGATGGCCGGCGGCCTGGTGATCGCCGCCGTCGTGGCGGTCGCGATCGCGATCTACCCGCTGTGGTGGCAGTTCCTCGGCCCGCAGAGCTACCGCACCCTGGAGCACGGCCCGGTCGGCAACGACACCGCGGCGTTCACGCGGTTCGCGACCGAATCGATCGCCGGCGCCCCCGAGGCCGCCGCGGACGTGTCGATGAACCGCACCGAGGAGAACGCGTTCTTCGGCTGGCCGCTGATCGTGCTGATGGTCGTGCTGACGATCTGGTTGTGGCGCAACGCCGTCGCCCGCGCGATCGCGATCTCGATGTTCCTCATGGCGTGGCTGTCGCTGGGCGTGCAGCTGATCGTCAACCACCACGAGACCGGCATCCCCGGCCCGTGGAAGCTGCTGGCTGAGCTGCCGCTGTTCGACTCGCTGCTGGAGTCGCGGCTGGCGATCGGGTGCATCCCGGCCGTCGCGGCGCTGCTGGCGATCGCGACGGACCGCGTCTTCGCGGCGGCGCCGTCGTTCCGCGACCGGAACCTGCCGGTGCGCTTCCTCTGGCTGGGCGCGCTGGTCGCGGTGCTGCTCCCGGTCGCGCCCACGCCGTTGAAGACCTACATCCGTCCCGCGACGCCCGCGTTCTTCACCGACGGCGCGTGGCGGCAGTTCATCGGGTCCGGGTCGATGGTCGTCGTGCCGCTGCCCAACACCGGTGACGCGCGGGCGCTGAACTGGCAGGTCGAGGCGGATCTCGGATTCCCGCTGGCCGACGGCTACTTCGTCGGCCCCAGCGGGCCTGACGACAAGCGCGGCCGGTACGGGCCCGTGGAGCGTCCGACGGCGAACCTGCTGGCCGAGGTCCGCGAGAACGGCGAGGTCCCGCAGATCACGGCCGCGGAGCGCACCCAGGCGGTCGAGGATCTGAAGTTCTGGAAGGCCGACGCGGTGGTGCTCGCCCCGGTCACCAACGGCAACGCCCTGCACCAGACGGTGGACCAGCTGCTCGGCGGCTCGGCCCAGTACGTCGGCGGCGTCTGGGTGTGGGACGTCCGGGCGCTGGCCGGGTCACGGTAG
- a CDS encoding ABC transporter ATP-binding protein produces the protein MDGTQTLTRAAVRLTGLRKHYGEVRAVDGVDLTIAPGEVVALLGPNGAGKSTTVDMMLGLTRPDSGEVSIFGTSPAEAVTRGAIGAMLQGGALLDDATVGEMVGMIASLHRKPMPVAEALRRAGIEDLANRRGTKLSGGQKQRVRFAVALVSDPDLLVLDEPTAAMDVASRREFWKSMHDYTDTGRTVLFATHYLEEAEEFADRVVLMRAGRIVADGTVAEVRALASGRTLRAAVPGATPAEVAALPAVTGYEVRGGRIAVSSSDSDATLRALLTRYPGAHDIEITAVGLEGAFLTLTAEEENDR, from the coding sequence ATGGACGGAACACAGACCCTGACCCGGGCCGCGGTGCGGCTGACCGGCCTGCGCAAACACTACGGCGAAGTGCGCGCCGTGGACGGTGTCGACCTCACCATCGCGCCGGGCGAGGTGGTCGCGCTGCTCGGCCCGAACGGGGCGGGCAAGTCGACGACGGTCGACATGATGCTGGGCCTGACCAGGCCCGATTCCGGCGAGGTATCGATCTTCGGCACCTCGCCCGCCGAGGCCGTCACCCGCGGGGCGATCGGCGCGATGCTGCAGGGCGGGGCGCTGCTGGACGACGCGACCGTGGGCGAGATGGTCGGCATGATCGCGTCGCTGCACCGCAAGCCGATGCCGGTCGCCGAGGCGCTGCGCCGCGCGGGCATCGAGGACCTGGCGAACCGGCGCGGCACCAAGCTTTCCGGCGGTCAGAAGCAGCGCGTGCGGTTCGCCGTCGCGCTGGTCAGCGACCCCGACCTGCTGGTGCTCGACGAGCCGACCGCGGCGATGGACGTCGCCAGCCGCCGCGAGTTCTGGAAGTCGATGCACGACTACACCGACACCGGCCGCACCGTGCTGTTCGCGACGCACTACCTGGAGGAGGCCGAGGAGTTCGCCGACCGCGTCGTGCTGATGCGCGCCGGGCGCATCGTCGCCGACGGCACGGTCGCCGAGGTGCGCGCACTGGCCAGCGGCCGCACGCTGCGGGCCGCGGTCCCCGGCGCCACGCCCGCCGAGGTCGCCGCGCTGCCCGCGGTCACCGGGTACGAGGTGCGCGGCGGCCGGATCGCGGTGTCCAGTTCGGACTCCGACGCGACCCTGCGCGCGCTGCTGACCCGCTACCCCGGCGCCCACGACATCGAGATCACCGCCGTCGGGCTGGAAGGCGCCTTCCTGACCCTCACCGCCGAAGAGGAGAACGACCGATGA
- a CDS encoding sensor histidine kinase: MGRSTVDSDDRAGWWSDTSTSRARAAAFRRRWPVLGAVFFLAAAIPSGRGEGPLVIGLLAVYGACYMAFPFFLLPHRRMPVRLTFAAVLVVLGWAVLVTGGSVYMLLYTTVVIALSLPPGWVLLFDGLSVAGGGLLVLLHAGVHGTPGDFGTVFGITSAMFFMGRLSQTVRRLRQANEEIAALAVGAERERLARDLHDILGHSLTTIAVKAGLARRLIESAADPERAVTEIREVEGLARSALSDVRATVSEYREVSLSAELVGARAALRAAEIEADLPSAVDNVRPELQTTFGYVLREAVTNVLRHSGASRVKVRLGRNWLEITDNGRGVEPGVAGNGLRGLTERLAQVGGTLQVRARPGEGFQLRAEVPATRPVEVS; encoded by the coding sequence ATGGGGAGAAGCACGGTGGACTCCGACGACAGGGCCGGCTGGTGGAGTGACACCTCCACCAGCCGGGCCCGGGCCGCGGCCTTCAGACGGCGCTGGCCGGTGCTGGGCGCGGTGTTCTTCCTGGCCGCCGCGATACCGTCCGGGCGCGGTGAAGGGCCGCTGGTGATCGGCCTGCTCGCCGTCTACGGCGCCTGCTACATGGCCTTCCCGTTCTTCCTGCTGCCGCACCGGCGGATGCCGGTGCGGCTGACGTTCGCGGCGGTCCTGGTCGTGCTCGGCTGGGCCGTGCTGGTGACCGGGGGCAGCGTGTACATGCTGCTGTACACGACGGTCGTCATCGCGCTGTCGCTGCCGCCCGGGTGGGTGCTGCTCTTCGACGGCCTGTCGGTGGCCGGGGGCGGGTTGCTGGTGCTCCTGCACGCCGGCGTGCACGGCACGCCGGGCGACTTCGGTACGGTTTTCGGCATCACGTCGGCGATGTTCTTCATGGGCCGCCTCTCCCAGACGGTCCGGCGGCTGCGGCAGGCCAACGAGGAGATCGCCGCGCTCGCGGTCGGCGCGGAACGGGAACGGCTGGCCCGGGACCTGCACGACATCCTGGGCCACAGCCTCACCACGATCGCCGTCAAGGCCGGCCTGGCGCGACGGCTGATCGAGAGCGCGGCGGACCCGGAGCGGGCGGTCACCGAGATCCGCGAGGTGGAGGGGCTGGCGCGCAGCGCCCTGTCGGACGTGCGCGCGACGGTGTCGGAGTACCGCGAGGTGTCGTTGTCGGCGGAGCTGGTGGGGGCGCGGGCGGCGTTGCGGGCCGCGGAGATCGAGGCGGACCTGCCCAGCGCGGTGGACAACGTGCGCCCCGAACTGCAGACCACGTTCGGGTACGTGCTGCGGGAGGCGGTGACGAACGTGCTGCGGCATTCCGGCGCCAGCCGCGTCAAGGTGCGGCTCGGCCGGAACTGGCTGGAGATCACCGACAACGGGCGCGGGGTGGAGCCGGGCGTGGCGGGCAACGGGTTGCGGGGGCTGACGGAACGGCTCGCCCAGGTGGGTGGCACGCTGCAGGTCCGGGCACGGCCCGGGGAGGGGTTCCAGCTGCGGGCCGAGGTGCCCGCGACGCGTCCGGTGGAGGTCTCGTGA